A single Triticum dicoccoides isolate Atlit2015 ecotype Zavitan chromosome 2A, WEW_v2.0, whole genome shotgun sequence DNA region contains:
- the LOC119357285 gene encoding uncharacterized protein LOC119357285: MSNVFGAGGHGRGDHGHGGGGGGEQHGGADGTLLCYFHPRELLVGVCAHCLRERLILLLAAKQGGGTGRARPPADGASYLSARPYCRALRRRTGSISSSLPKVFALGSFLQRLDSSRRRHHHHHPDDDHDGGGRGEDKDRNPDDDDDTASVASLDDSFISIKFEDNGKATWVDSQQTSLKPVREATTATTKTLVVEQASRRGGVTRWRKQVVGRLLQLARWKRASGKQSSSSAAADQRSKARGGGGGGRSWVRSLTRRRAAHGERAWS; encoded by the exons ATGAGCAACGTGTTCGGCGCCGGCGGCCATGGCCGTGGTGACCATGGCCATGGAGGAGGGGGCGGAGGGGAGCAGCACGGGGGAGCCGACGGCACGCTGCTCTGCTACTTCCACCCGAGGGAGCTGCTGGTCGGCGTGTGCGCGCACTGCCTCCGGGAGCGCCTGATCCTCCTCCTCGCGGCCAAGCAGGGCGGCGGCACAGGCCGCGCGCGCCCGCCGGCCGACGGCGCCAGCTACCTGTCGGCGCGGCCCTACTGCCGGGCGCTCCGGCGCAGGACGGGCAGCATCTCCAGCTCGCTCCCCAAGGTGTTCGCGCTCGGCTCCTTCCTCCAGCGCCTcgactcctcccgccgccgccaccaccaccaccaccccgacGACGACCACGACGGCGGTGGCCGTGGCGAGGACAAGGACAGGAACCCCGACGACGATGACGACACCGCCTCCGTCGCGAGCCTCGACG ATTCCTTCATATCGATCAAGTTCGAGGACAACGGCAAGGCGACGTGGGTGGACAGCCAGCAGACGTCCCTAAAGCCGGTGCGcgaggcgacgacggcgacgacgaagACCTTGGTGGTGGAGCAGGCGAGCCGGCGGGGCGGCGTGACGCGGTGGCGGAAGCAGGTGGTGGGGCGGCTGCTGCAGCTGGCGCGGTGGAAGCGGGCGTCGGGCAAGCAGTCGTCGTCCTcggcggcggcggaccagcggtcgaaggcgcggggcggcggcggcggcggccggagctgggtcCGGAGCCTGACGCGGCGGCGCGCCGCGCACGGCGAGAGGGCGTGGTCGTGA